In one window of Gossypium arboreum isolate Shixiya-1 chromosome 4, ASM2569848v2, whole genome shotgun sequence DNA:
- the LOC128291570 gene encoding E3 ubiquitin-protein ligase ATL59-like — MEQVAMDMKAVVGMRSEMELTDGIGSWLGFTSSYCCLVLIVIFFLFAVPRCAMSVIELLNFMNFNVFFTFRYKCNPTTMKAAATVTVPYCCVCLYEAEEGERLRRLPRCKHCFHVDCIDAWFQYRSTCPLCRNEVSIGLRRPHNQLVSFLHNLFGKIHH; from the coding sequence ATGGAGCAGGTGGCGATGGATATGAAGGCGGTAGTAGGCATGAGAAGTGAGATGGAATTGACGGACGGGATAGGCAGTTGGTTGGGTTTTACAAGTAGCTACTGCTGCCTTGTTCTCATCGTCATCTTCTTCTTGTTCGCCGTTCCTCGTTGTGCAATGTCTGTAATTGAATTGCTCAACTTTATGAACTTCAATGTCTTCTTCACCTTCCGTTACAAGTGCAATCCTACCACGATGAAGGCTGCCGCAACAGTAACAGTACCCTATTGTTGTGTGTGTCTATATGAAGCAGAAGAAGGGGAGAGGCTACGGCGGCTACCCAGATGCAAACACTGCTTCCATGTTGATTGCATCGATGCCTGGTTCCAATATCGCTCCACTTGCCCTCTTTGTAGAAATGAGGTTTCTATTGGCCTCCGCCGCCCACACAATCAACTTGTTTCTTTTTTGCACAATCTTTTTGGGAAAATACATCACTAG